GACTAAGTTTATAATGCAATGGCTTAAATATATTAACCTTAAGCAGCGGTTTTATTTGAGCAGACCATAATGTTCTCAGGGaacttcttttctctttttcctgGTCTTCCACCTTTCTTTATTGTGCACTCTCCTCTCTTATCAGTTGCTAGTTGGAGAGTCAAGGAAACTGAGCGCATGATCGCCATATGCACAGAACTTAGGAAGGTAAACTTGTAGAAATTATCCTCGTAGATTTCGTTCTTTTTTTTCCCCTACTCTTACCTTTTTGCATGAAAATTACAGTTGGGAGCAACTGTTGAAGAAGGACCTGACTACTGCATAATCACCCCACCGGAGAAATTAAATGTGACCGAAATTGATACATATGACGATCACAGGATGGCCATGGCCTTTTCTCTTGCTGCTTGTGCAGATGTTCCAGTCACCATCAATGACCCTGGCTGCACGCGGAAAACCTTCCCAAACTACTTTGATGTCCTTCAGCAGTACTCCAAGCATTGAAGCCACTTCAATATGTAGTAGAGTGTAAGTAAAAACATGTGAAAGAATTTAGTTCTTGTACAACAAGACAGGCTATTGCTGGTATCTGAACAACACAATGACTTTGACTTGTTTAATTATTTGCCATGTGATCATGTTCAGTGTATTTGTTAAAGTTTAGctgttttttgttgtttttaaagGAATGTATACTGTAACAGAGTTGATAATTTTCCTTGTATGAGCAAATATAAGGAGTATTAGTTCTATTATCTaattatattgattgaattttgtGAATTATCTGGTTAAGAACTggtttatttattatgaaagtATACCGAGTGTAAAAGGTTAGTAGGTTAAAGTGTGTTGTCTTATCGTGCGtttgtatttatagtttctTGTTCATTGCTTAAAAAGTAGGATCTTTTGCCTTGCTTAcaagtttgtttattttttaataccTAAAACTAAAATGTGACTCTCACATGACTCTGTCTCCTTAAAGGGCTTTAGTATTAACTCAACACCACAAACTTCAAGTTTCTTGCCTAAATAGAGAACAAAGGCATGTTGAGATACATCTAACttcgtctatttttatttattcaatataaaatttcaagagataatttgttattttatactAATTTCATTCTTATTATACAAAGACTAAGctaaaatttaatgttttggGGTTCTAAAATAGCAATAACCTTTTTTGGTTACAAcatattaattaagtaaaaaaatacaGACAATGATTATACATcgttatatttgatattttagtaTGAATATAAGGTTTACGATAAAATCTACTAAGTTTGTCCGAATCTCGTGTAATACAATAGCTCCGTCACATACTAgaaatttctaatttatcttttcaaTGAGTGAGACgacttataataattatattgatataacAAAATTGTCACGTTATTCATTATGTATGAGgttaaatataaacaagtaatgATGGACGATATGATAatgtaatgaaataatataagaaaGTATAGTAATGAATCGAAATGTGATTAAGagtattaataaatatagctTGATTATCATAGACCTTGTAgcctttaattaaaaaaattctacatTATCAAGAGTGCGGagttaaaaaggtaaaaaaaattatcaaaaatttcaaaaaggcatatcaatttttttaaaaaaccaaaACGATAAAATCGCTCACGATGTAGCGACTTTGGCCGTCTGAAAAAGCAAATCCCTACAATAACAGCGATTTCTTAAatttgctttttttaaaaaaaaaaattaaacaaatctcTCCAAATGCagcgattttcaaaaaaaaaaaattataagtcgCTGCTTCTGCAGCGactttcactaaaatttttatttttatttttattttttgctttattttttaaaaaaattaaataaatttttatttttattttttaaaatcattggCAGCGatctttagttaattttttttaaaaaaaatcaaatcgctgTAAAGGCAGCgatttacaataaatttatattattttttttgaaaatttaattaaatcgcTGCAAAAAAATTAGCCCattaaattaagttttcaaaaaaaattaaaaattaaagtgtaaagcagaaaaaaaaagtttaatgtaAGTCGCTGCAAAAGCAACgacttattaaaaattatatttttttaattttgaaaatcgctCCATTTGGAGCGacttgtttaaattattttttttaaaaaaaaaatttaagaaatcgcTGCTACAGCAACAATTTTGCTCATCGCtcaggtaaaaaaaaaattgatatacccttttgaaatttttaacaatttttttaccattttaacTCCGGACTCACATTATCAACCTCACAATGAATATCACTATGGTCTTAAACAAGTATCAAGTCAATAcagtattaaattatataaaattataatctaaGATATATTTGAACTATTTCTTATAATTCATaggtaaatatttatgtatcttTTTCCTTAAAAGCTTATAGCTATGATTCGACGTACCACTAAATCTCAAAAATGGAAAGAGGAAAACCATAGTGTTAACATATTTGGAGCACAAATTTTGGAACATTTTTCTATCAAGGCACTTATATtagaatacaaattattttgaGTTAAATAAAGAATAAGTGAATATCATGATTTGtactttgatttatttgaaCTTTACAAGACATAATCTTGTATAGAAATGGAATTATGAGAAAAAGAAAGcatttttaaagatatatatttgcCAGAAGTTCATACTATATAGTAATATTCTAGTATTTGAGATTTGCCATACATAAATATGGTAATCAAGCTACTTtccatttcctttttaattcaataaagatacgtactaaaaaacaaaacaaaatgaaagTTTTATTGCTCGGGAAAGTAGGGATgttaaaagaatatgaaaatcgATCGAATTAATTATATCGAATCGATTTATATtacattttcaataaaattttgaatttttatgtaAGATTTTGACAACTAGAGGAATCAGGAGAAAGAGATGGGTTGGATACTAGAATCTGTCCAAATATCTCGACTTTTTTTAGCAGGGCTTGGACCCGTATCTAGGCAACTTCGCATTAAGGCGCAACGACTTTCGCGCAGCTGCTACGCCCTCGCTTCTTGCCTTTTCTTTTACTAAGAAACTAATGTAAATAGAAGttgattttaattatgaaatggaAACACCGTCACTTTTACGTCGTCGATTAGGATATCATCAACTAGTAAAACATAGTCAATAAAAAGAGTTATATTCCTCAGATATACGCTTTTTGGTGTCAACCATACCccatataaatataatagtgTGACATTGCAAATAGCATAGATCTCACCAATGGTAAAGACGGGGAAGATCTATATTGTTGATCTTTCGATATCAATATTCTACTCCAGATAATCATAGTCTCTAGATAGTCTAGCCAAGGTTTCAATTGTGATAGAGTAGccttttcttccctttttaggAGATATGATgatctataaaaaaatatttttggtcattcttctctctaaaaaaaagaaaaagcataTTGTTCAAAGAAGGTGACTTGTAATTCCCTTTTCGAATAGTATCTGTATTGTGGATGATTCAATTTGTGCGCGTATAAACgatataatttcattttttaaattttaaattagtgaGGAATGTGGATATTCAAACTTATCAAATCCCTATAAATCTTTCTCACCAACCAATAAGGTGTTAATTAGGAGCCCCTCATAATTAGTCCCTAAATTTCGTCCATTTCATCTCCAACAAACCATCCTTATTTCACTAAAAACCTTAATCCCCTTTtcttaacaaaatcaataaactCCCCCATATTTATCTAAATAAACACctctaaattaattacattttccCAATATTTCAAGAAACTCTCCTCATATTTAAACTAACCAAATCTCTATGTTAAATAAAGACCTCAAAATTAATCCtttaattttccaaaataagtaaacaatTTAGGAAAATTAAAGGCCTCGAaattaatccttttttttttaatcaaaatcaagaaactcCATACATATTTAAATGCCTCACATTTAaggtttcattttttttttaatcctcCACCAAACAAATACAATAATCTCCCTCCTCCCATCTCCCCCAACTCTTTCTCCTCCAAGAACCTCAataatggtaaaaaaaaaaaaattaatctttcaATTACAAACATCTCTAATCAAAGTTTAAACTAAtccatttttcataatttttacatttttttttgttttgacttTGTTCTTGGATCTTGATCTCCCCCTACCCACCTAATAGTCCACTCCAAATCTTTCATTATTCCatttttaaattcttcaaacCTCATTCTTCTCCCTCCCTAATTAGTCCACCCCCTTCTTAATCTCTTCCTCTAATCACCcattttcttcataaaaattcaatctttactTCATTTCAAGAAACCCCACAAAGTAATCTTGAACAATAACCAATCCCTTCAAGAAATCAATAAGATTCTTATTCTTATAGATAAAGTGCTAAAATTCCCCATACCcctttttcttgttttccttATCCCCATTTACATTATCAAGAATCAATCTTTCTTTCATTGGGGGcaaaaatatagagagaaaaaggaaaatttctcAAACCCTAatcttgatttttgtttttaatcaaGAAAAACCAGTGGAAAAAGATTTGGAGAGTTTCTTGATTTGGGTATTGTttaaattttcaagatttgttTAGAATAATGTCCCAAATGAAGCACATTGATAATACTCCATCAACCCCAGGAAAATTCAAGATTGAAAAATCACCTTATCATAGGCTTAGGCTACAATTTTCTTTAGCCAAGATCATTTTTTGGTCACTTGTTTTTGTGGGGTTAATCTTTGTATTCTTTTACAGATCACCATCATCTTCCTCTCATGTTTCTTCAGATCTCTTCAGGAGATCTCTTAGAACAAGCTCTTATGGTGGTCCAGCTTGGGAGAAAAAGATTAAGGCTTCAACAAAACCAAGGTCAAGTAATGGTCTTTGTGTGTTGGTAACTGGTGCAGCTGGTTTTGTAGGAACACATGTATCAGCTGCTTTAAAACGCCGCGGTGATGGCGTGTTGGGGTTGGATAATTTCAATGATTATTATGATCCCTCGCTCAAAAGAGCAAGGCAAGAGCTACTAGAGCGCTCTGGGGTGTACATTGTTGAGGCTGACATCAATGATGCCACCCTCTTGAAGAAACTTTTTGAAATTGTTGCATTTACTCATGTTATGCATTTGGCTGCACAAGCCGGTGTGCGATATGCTATGGAAAATCCTAGCTCATATGTGCATAGTAATATTGCTGGACTTGTTAATATGCTTGAGGTTTGCAAAAGTGTTAATCCTCAACCTTCTATTGTGTGGGCGTCGTCTAGTTCTGTATATGGATTGAATACTAAGGTACCCTTTTCAGAGTGGGATAGGACAGACCAGCCTGCTAGTTTATATGCTGCTACTAAGAAGGCTGGTGAGGAGATTGCTCATACCTATAATCATATATATGGGCTTTCGATAACTGGATTGAGGTTTTTCACAGTTTATGGACCGTGGGGGCGGCCAGATATGGCGTATTTCTTCTTCACTAGGGATATTTTGAAGGGAAAGTCAATTCCAATCTTTGAGGCAGCTAATCATGGCACAGTCGCAAGGGATTTTACCTACATTGATGACATAGTTAAGGGTTGTTTGGGGGCATTGGACACGGCTAAGAAGAGCACCGGAAGTGGTGGGAAGAAGAAAGGTCCTGCTCAATTGAGGGTGTTCAATTTGGGCAACACTTCACCTGTCCCGGTATCTGATCTTGTCAGCATTTTGGAGATGTTGTTAAAGGTAAAGGCTAAGAGATTGATTATGAAGTTACCAAGGAATGGAGACGTGCAGTTTACTCATGCAAATATTAGCTTGGCTCAGAAGGAGTTTGGGTATAAGCCTACCACAGATCTACAGACAGGATTGAAGAAATTTGTTCGATGGTACCTTAGCTACTATGGTAATGGAAAGAAAAGCGCGCAGTGATACATTTCGACTCAATGAGTGGTAGGACAATTAATTCTTTTCACTttgattcttatgattattttcATGTATCTCCAGCTTGTTGCCCcccttgtgtttttttttttccccTCCATATCTTAATGATACCAATATAAGGGGCACATCCAATCCCACGACGAAGAAATTGTGGTGGATGAACGGTGTTTGCTGGGCAAGTTGATATGTATCAGATGCAAACTGAagccatcttttttttttttcttctttttccacTTTTGAAGTGTAATTGTTGTAGTTTTATAATTGTAGAATTCATGACAGATAGAGCTGCTGCTGATTGATGGATACTGATCATGTATCATCTTTATCAGATTCTAATAAACATAGCAGGATAGTTCTATATTTGGTTCACTCTGtatatcttttcaaattgaatATTTCCTTGTTAATCAAAGATGATATTGTGCTCTAGGTTGATGATTTTGGTTAATCCtgttatgtgtttttatattgCCGCAACTTTCTGATATTTCTTCTCTGTGATCATTCCTCGTACATAGTTGCTGAAGTTAGATCCTTCTAATTCGAAATATAGATTATGCATCTCATGTTATACTTTTAAAAGTTGATTATTTAGGGTCATTGTAATAATactcataaaaaaattagggTCATCGTAATAGATTGGTGCAGTTCTTTCCTTTCTCTGGTTTTTCTGGAACTTTTGTTTcgtgaagaagagaaaaaaaaaactgaggTGGGGGTATAAGAATTCATTTGAAGCTGCAATATGGTATATGGCAAAAAAATGCAGGACTATAGAGCATACTAATCTCAAGATGCACAAAGTAAGCAAATAGTTACTTCTAGTACACCACAAGAGAGAAGTGATTACTAATATCTTCAGGTTGCTAAGACCTTAGAAAAGGTTAAAGCCTCGGTCCTGCAACTCTAGGTTCTCTGTTTacctttttttcatttaattattgcAGCACCCTTGACCCTATTGTTCCAGTTCAACCGGTGAAGTAGTTAGATAGAGGAATCATGGAAACAGTTTGCTTTTCATCTTCACTGCCTTTCAAGTTTAATATCAGAAAGCTAGTGTTTGTATTAGTACTTCTTTTACTTGTTACAATCCTCAACAGGAGATATGAAACTTTAGCCATGAAAATGTTGCATCTTTTGATAAAATCTCGTCTTTCTGGAGTTTAGCCTTCACCATCTTGTTAACGTTAACTTTCATACATAAGCATGTTGCTGGATCATACAAACTTTCATGCCTTTCACTTCTTGGAAGATTAAAATGTTTGGAACCTTAGTTTTTTCTCCTCTTCCCTTCTGAACACAGTGATGTCCAGAAAAGGAAGAACGTAGCAGCAGGGTGTGGATACGCTTCTGTCTCATGGGTTTCTCTCATCGTAGTTACTGCTTTTGTCCATGGCTGTTCAAATATGATTTGTTGGAGACGTTAAACTCGAACTGTAtctagattttttaattttgcctCTGAAACAAGGCATTAAGATATGTAAAATGTCAAAGGTTGCATGCTTGCTGGGAATGATCTTGGGGAACTGTTGGAGGAATATTTAAATAAAGCCAATCTTCTTGCTGGATTCTATAAACACTTGCATATTCTTGAAGATATCTGATGCTGTTGAACACAAAAATAATGAAGGAATTTATCTTATTTGTGTGTATTTCACTGTCTGTGTTTTACTAGTTTTCCTCagatttcattttctttgtaGATGATATCTTTTAAGCCATTTGGCAGATGGGATTTTGTGTCATGGGAACTTGAGTTTTGAGTTAGTTATTAGTACATGGATGGTTGCTATGTTTTGGACAAAGTGCTGTCAATTAGATAGCTGATAGCAGATATGACAAAATTCTTTTGAACTTTTGAGTTAAGGGTGAATTATTCAACACATGGATGGTTTGCTAATTGATAAAAGGCATTAGCTAAAGATTTTGGGCAAAGTGCTGCCAAATGCTAGCTGATAGTAGTTGTGACAAAATGCCTGCAGTGTTGTCAACTTGGTGTAATTTAGACATGTGATACGGAATCACAttgatttgaagttgaaattttgtttgaaCATGCAATTTGTAAGAAAAGCAGACTATATCTCTAAACCCAATATAGATATGGAGTAAAGGTAATTCAGTTCATCATTAACTAACACGGCAGATATTCGTAACAATTTTAACGCATTGGTAAGCAGCCAAGATTTGAATATATGACATctaaagaaagaaaaggaaatcaaATAGCAACTCAAAAAAGAACTAAATCATCACCAATATCTTAGcagttttttttctcaattaaacATCCTGACAGTTCCGACTTAATACTGAACTCTGGAGGCAAAATTTGACAGCAAAAGCAGAGTCTTCTCTATGCCACGAGAGTACTGGCGGTGGTAGATTCACTGCAAAtaacaaaagaagaagatattaGTAACGCAAATCCCCAAAAGAGGACGGGAAAGAGGGGAGAGCAAGATGCTAGTTGATCCTATATCATCCAAGGCGCCAATGAATCATTGAAACTAAAACTTCACATAAACCAATTGGAGCTACTAGAGTGATGAAAGTAAACTGGCAATACGTTAGCTTTGTGGCAGGACATGAAGGTAATTTCATATTGCTATAAAGATTGAAATTGTCCCTTTTCTTTTGTAAGGGCAGAATGAGACCCCTTTTTACAACTGTAAATTGAATACATCTAAAGCTGTGTAAATAGTGCCATCAAAATGCAGCAGAGAATTCATTGCAAACACAAAAACTGCTCGGTAATGAGAAAGTGTAGAGGCAGATCTGAAGGGTCAATTATAACAAGGTTCATCTTAGTAAACATGAAGATACATAAAGATGCACATGATTCTTTCAGTTTTACTAAACCTATACTATGAAACACAAACCTTAAAAAGTCATAAACAGCACATTGATGTGGATGGCAAgcaaaaaacatcaaaaatgcgGAAAACCGGGAAATCCCCAAGAGCTAGTAGCCTAAAATTCAAAACTCAGTAGATAATGGGCCTGCCCTTCTATCTTTTTCAGACccttctaattaaattaaatgtagCATAGAGTACAGAAGTAGAAGTGGAGAACTCTGCAGGCTTAATTTAGCAGACAACTCAAAATATAACAGATACACAATCTGACAGGAACAAAACTCACAGGAATcatattatgatgatttaagCATATAAAAGCTGAAATGCAATGGATGCAGCAGCTTGTGTGAACTAAGAATTGACCCGGGGAGCAAGagtattcaattttttcataaaaacaaTAGTCACCAGCTAGAAAGTAATCCAAAACTAAATTCAAAACAACCAAGCATATTCCACATTGACATGCATTGAACACTTAATGATGCAAAAACAAGATTAGACTGGTTTAATATGGTGACTCAGAAGGCACAAAACTAAAGCATGTATATGAGACTACACTTACTACTTCCAGACTGGGGGAAGCTTCTTGGTTTTCTTATAGTAACGAGCAAGACGGTGAATCCTGCTCTCAACAAGAATCAACCTAAACTTGGAATCTTTGTCTTTCCTGTTTCTCTCAAGATGCTTCCGGATTGCAACAGCCTTCTTGATAAGGTGATATAGATCCTCAGGAATCTCAGGAGCAAGTCCTAccataaagaaaacaaaaggttGGTCAATCACTTCCATTAGACAAGTATTATGAGTATCAACTAATCACTCAACATGCCAAATGAGTACCATGAGCCTTCAAAATTCTGAGAATCTTGCTACCAGTTACACTCTTCACCTGAGCAATCCCATGAGAATCACGAAGTATAACACCAATTTGAGAAGGTGTCAAACCCTTCTTGGCAAACTTGCATATATTATCCTCAACCTGAAACACAAGAAagtgcattttttttattagaataaaaaaaagaaagtggaACTCAATGTCAAGAAATGATCAGTCAGCTGTGCAATTAAtagttatcatattatttattggtATTAACTTGATACTTCCCTGTTTCTCGATCGGACAAACTCCAACAACTTCTATCACAAGTAACAAATATTGAATCAAAATGTTCAAACAGGATTGGAGAAAATTTTCACCTAATTTACCAATACAGACTTTTTTCTGTTCTTATATACACACGCAGTGTAGAAACAGCACGACATATTTGTCAGGAATATAACTCAAATAGGCAAAGGGAAAAAACCGTACTTGCTTTTGCACGGTTAGGCACTTGCGCTACAGAATAACACATTTTGCAAGAAACCTCTCATACCTTCATTTCCCttgatattaaaatatttaacttagTAATTGGATAAGCTAGCAGGTGGAGTTTTCTAGTAGCTGGCAGTAAACGAGAAGAAAGGCAATCAACGTTGAAATGGGTAAGTATACAAGATAAATGGAGGTGAACACCCTCGAGGTAGATCTTTGATACCAAGCTTTCAGCTACTCAATAAAGTCAGATAACAGGTATTAACTGCGGCACTTCAAATGGAAATTTTCCAAGGCTGCAGATGATTTCTAGGCCATTAAGAAAAAGTCGAGACCTTAAGGACTGGACATGAAACACACTCTATGTACATATTATTTCACAAAACTTACAGAATGGAAGAAAAACAGTGAAGACAAGACACTTGACTCAGACGTAGTAGAATACTAAGCTGGTGTATATCTGAAACTAACGAggaatgattaaaaaaatgagaaaacttACAACAAAGAGAAGATTATTATACCGAAAACAAAGAGAAGAACAAACGTTTAGTGCTGAGACATGAATCATGATCACCACTAACAAAAATTACACATTTCACAAATACTACTTATCCATAGAATTAAACAAAGCATAATTAGGATTTGTTAAACCTCGACAGtataattcacatttcatccCAGATAACACAATTATCCAAATACAAATGTTAATCACACAGAAACAGAGCAAAATAAGTTTAGAACAGATTCAATCAAGGATTTACGAAGCTAGCAATTGCTTACATCAGGAGCAGATGTTTTCAACCAACTTGGTGGAGTCCTCTTATACGGAAGTGCTGAAGCTGAAATACCCTTACTGTGAACAACAGAGAGAAATTTACATACAAAATCAGTCAGTATAATGTGTAGTAAAACAATGAAACAAATTGAATACAATAAGGGAGAAGAAAGATTGAACGGACCCTCGACTGTGCATACGACCCATGGCGGCTGACGGCGGTGCTCCGATGTGCGGCGGCTACAGCAGCGAAACCCTAAATTTGTTATTCGCTGGGTAATTATGGGTTTTATATactactctttcttttttttcctcaaagCAATTTACGGTAATATCCCTTCATTAGACcaccatttaaattttatcctaattttaaaattgtgtacatatatataaattactattatctttgaaaaattatttatctcaATAATATTAGCTTGAGTCTAATAGTTCTTTACATATAGTTTAATcttaatgataaaaattaaatcattacctatgaattgtaatttatttgataaaattgtgATATAAATAATGTACAAATTGTCAAAAGAATAAAACCACGAACAAAGTATTTACTAATcaattgttaaaaagaaaaaagaaaattaatgaagGTTACTCCTTCATCAAAATAGGTGTTTGGCCAAAGATTCcaaacatattaattttttatatatggaCATACAAAATCGATCAGAAAAATgctcatatattaatatatacatGTAGAGTTGTCAAAATGGACTTGACCCGTGAGATCGGTCCAATCTAATCCTTGAATTAAGTGGGACTGAACCTAATATTTTTGGCCCACTTAGGAACGAGACTTTTTAGCGCAATCTCACTTGACCTGCTAACCTCGTAGGCCCAACCCGCTAGCCTCAGATCCAGCTCGTGGGATTTGAATATTtaagaatattatatatatatatatatatatatatatatatatatatagtagtgttttatttgtaaatgttttatcaacaaatatgttaaaaacataaaaatcaagtCTTTTAAACTAGCTTGTTTTTTGTGGAAGGAATGGTTGAATGATCAACATTCTTCTGCTAAATTTTACATTGACTATTATGTATTTTGGTAAGCATTCACCGAAGTGTGATATTCATAAATGTACTTCTATAAGTATTCGCTGAAGTATGTGATtcataaatgaaaaattatatgtattaatGTCTGGTTCATAGACGTCAACATTCGATTCTCTTAGagcccgtttggccataaattttgcaagtaaAACTTGGGAAAAAACTTGGCAAATTTTGTTTGTCCatacacttttttattatttggcaaatttttttggcaaattttctgaattcccaaatactagaaaaaactagtatttgggccaaattttcattatttggaaagttttagaaattcaatttttacccttaactttttattttacaaaaataatatatttattgacaccaatcaataattttttacgtgaacatcaaagtagtgatggaatattcaatgaatatgaaaatgatgatatggttgttgGTGAAAGTGACGAACTATTGGCTCAGGGTAACAACATCGCTTCATCTTCTCGATCATCTGATTCGGAAATGCAAGCTCATCGAGAAGAGATTGTTCATAAAATGTGggaagattatattaaagaataggtTGAACTCTTTCAAATGAGAAAGCATAGGTTCTTCAGtgattgcaatatttatttccttttgttttcttctttttttttccgaatttatattagttgtattttcattatcatgatttgtaccaagaccttttcactatacgaatatttacttaatgattcttgttgatttgttgCAGAAGTCATAAATCTTGTTACGTGAGATTTCTATTGTGctatgtaatacaaatttatggttagtttgatagttttaaaaactaatgggtataaatcatatttcttaaaaaaatgaaatatgtttctcaaattctatGGCCAAAAACATGGTAAAATTTTacccaaattttcatcaaaataatatttgccaaaaatatttgaatatctatggccaaacgctagcttagATATTCCTTCTAGAAGAAtaatattgttcatttttttgttgaaggTTCAATCCGTGGCCCGCTTTAAGGTTGAGTTGGGTTGCTATTTTATTGGTCCTTTAACTAAAAGG
This DNA window, taken from Solanum lycopersicum chromosome 5, SLM_r2.1, encodes the following:
- the LOC101265133 gene encoding UDP-glucuronate 4-epimerase 3; the encoded protein is MSQMKHIDNTPSTPGKFKIEKSPYHRLRLQFSLAKIIFWSLVFVGLIFVFFYRSPSSSSHVSSDLFRRSLRTSSYGGPAWEKKIKASTKPRSSNGLCVLVTGAAGFVGTHVSAALKRRGDGVLGLDNFNDYYDPSLKRARQELLERSGVYIVEADINDATLLKKLFEIVAFTHVMHLAAQAGVRYAMENPSSYVHSNIAGLVNMLEVCKSVNPQPSIVWASSSSVYGLNTKVPFSEWDRTDQPASLYAATKKAGEEIAHTYNHIYGLSITGLRFFTVYGPWGRPDMAYFFFTRDILKGKSIPIFEAANHGTVARDFTYIDDIVKGCLGALDTAKKSTGSGGKKKGPAQLRVFNLGNTSPVPVSDLVSILEMLLKVKAKRLIMKLPRNGDVQFTHANISLAQKEFGYKPTTDLQTGLKKFVRWYLSYYGNGKKSAQ
- the LOC101264827 gene encoding small ribosomal subunit protein uS15 — its product is MGRMHSRGKGISASALPYKRTPPSWLKTSAPDVEDNICKFAKKGLTPSQIGVILRDSHGIAQVKSVTGSKILRILKAHGLAPEIPEDLYHLIKKAVAIRKHLERNRKDKDSKFRLILVESRIHRLARYYKKTKKLPPVWKYESTTASTLVA